The Gemmatimonadaceae bacterium genome contains the following window.
GTACAAGGCCGTGTCGGAAGCCGAGGGCAAGGCTGAGGACCTACTGGGCCTCATCCAGGACCTGCTGGAAGTGTCACGCGTCGAGGAGACGCGCATTGCCGTGTCGCCGGAGCCCATCGCGCCGGCCGCCTTCCTGTCGGAACTGCTCATCGACTGGACGCCGCGCTTCACCGCCGAAGGGGCGACGATGGCCTACGAGGCGGCGGATGACGCGCCCGTCTTCAGTGCCGACAAGGCGCTGCTGCGCCGCGTCTTCGCCAACCTCGTGCAGAACGCGCTGTCGCACTCGGCCACGGCCGTGCACGTGGAGCTGGCCGCCGTGCGCGATCCGCAGGGGATTCTCTTCACCGTCACCGACAACGGCCCTGGCATCCCCGCCGAGTTCCAGGAAGTCATCTTCCGCAAGTTCGAGCAGGTGCGTGCGGCCAACGCGCCCAAGACCCGCAGCTCGGGACTCGGGCTCGCCTTCTGCCGCCTCGCCGTGGAGGCGCACGGCGGCCGCATCTGGGTGCGGTCGAAGGAGGCGGAGGGGAGCACGTTCTATATTCAGTTGCCGGTAGAGCCGAAGACGGCTGATTGAGGATTGGGCATCCGGATCCGGAACTCGGATCGCGACCGAGGACGGCGACCCGCGATAGAAACCGCCCGGCGTCGTTGCGCCACACCCGCTCCAATCGCCAATCGCTATCCTCCATCGCAGTCCACAATCCCGTTCCGAATTCCAAGTCCTAAGTCTCCCCTCCATGCCAAGCGTCTTCATCGAAACCTACGGCTGCCAGATGAACGTCAGCGATTCCGAGCTCATGCTCGGCAAGCTGGCGGCCGAAGGCTACGTGTCGGTGGCGGGTCCGGAGGGGGCGGATGTGGTGCTGCTGAACACCTGCGCCATCCGCGAGCATGCGGAGACGCGCGTCATCGGCCGGCTGACGGAACTGCGACGGTACCTCAAGCCCGATGCGGTGCTTGGCGTCACCGGATGCATGGCCCAGCGCCTCGGGCCGCGCCTGCTCGAGACCGATTCGCGGGTCTCGCTGGTGATCGGCCCCGACGGGTATCGCGCGCTCCCCGCGCTCATCGAGGGCGCGCGCAAGGGCGAGCGGATGATCGCCACCGACTTCGACCTCGAGGAACATTACGAGGACGTGCAGGCCAGCCGGTTCGACGGGGTGAAGGCGTGGATTCCGGTGCAGCGCGGCTGCGACTACCGCTGCACCTACTGCATCGTCCCGTACACGCGCGGCAGCGAGCGCAGCCGGCAGCTCGAGGACGTGGTGCGCGAAACGGAGGCGGTGGTGGCGCAGGGCCTCACCGAAGTGGTGCTGCTCGGGCAGACGGTGAACTCGTACCACGAGGACACCCGCGACTTCGCCGACCTGCTGCGCGCCGTGGGCGCCGTGCCGGGTCTCCGCCGCCTGCGCTTCACGAGCCCGCATCCCAACGACTTCAGCGATCGCGTGATCGCCGCGATGGCCGAGGTCGGCACGGTGTGCGAGCACGTGCACCTGCCCATGCAGAGCGGCTCGAGCCGCACGCTCAAGCGGATGTTGCGCCGCTATTCCCGCGAGGAGTACCTGGACTGCGTGGCGCGCCTGCGGGCGGCCATCCCCGGGCTCGGGCTCACGACCGACATCATTGTCGGGTTCCCCGGCGAGACCGACGAGGATTTCCACGACACGCTGAGCGCCGTCCGCGCCGTCGGCTTCGATGACGCGTTCATGTTCAAGTTCTCGGCGCGCGAGGGGACGCCGGCGACGCGGCTGCCGGCCGAGATGACCGTGCCGGACGAGGTGGTGGACGCGCGCTTCAACGAGCTGCTCACCACCGTGCGCGGCATCAGTCGCGACCGGAATTTCCGTCGCGTCGGCGAGCGGTGCGAAGTGCTCGTGGAGAAGGAAGCGCGCAAGGGCGAACTGCTGCAGGCGCGGTCGCGTGACTTCAAGACCGTGCTCATCCCGGGCGACCTGTCGATGATCGGCCAGTACTTCCACGTCGAGCTCACCGGCACCACCGGGTCGACGTTCACCGGTCAGGTCGTGCGCGAGCGCTCGCCGCTGCCGACGGCGGGGTAGGCGGCGCGGGACGCGCGGCGATGAACTGACCCCGCGCGCACTCCTTGGATGACGTGCCGCGAGGCATCCGGCACGATGGTGGACGCCACCCACCCGAAGGTGCCGCGTTCCCCTCATCGCCTGGTCGGCGGCGGCGTATGCCGCCGGACTCATTACCGGCCTCTCCACCGGTGCGATCGCCGCCGCGGCCATTCTCGGCGGGCTTCTCGCGTTCGTCGCCACGGCCGCGCTGCTCACACGCCGCGCGGCGGCGGGGGCGGTGCTGCTCATCGCGGCCATTGGCCTGGGCGTGGGCGGCAATGCGGCGCGTGCGGACCGTGAATGCATGGCGCGCGAACGGCAGCCCTTCCGGTGTCGCGCGCGTTACGAGCCACCGAGCGCGCTGGCCCCGTGGCGCGCGCGCGCCGGCGAGTCGATCGACCGGTACTTCACGCGCGACGCGGGTCTCGTGCGGGCGCTGCTCATCGCGGACACCAAGGACCTCGACCCGCAGGTGCGCGATCGGTACGCCGACGCGGGCATCGTCCACATGCTCTCGATCTCCGGCCTGCATGTCGCCATCGTCTCGGGCGCGATGCTCCTGATGCTTCAGGCGGCGCGCCTCCCTGCGGCCGCGGCGCGCTGGGCGGGGCTCTTCCTCGTCGGCCTCTATGTGTTGGTGATCGGCGCGCCGCCCCCCGCGGTGCGCAGCGCCGTGATGATCGGCGCCCAGGCGGTGTCCATGGCGCTGCAGCGCAACACCTCGCCGTGGGCCGCCCTCGCGTGGGGAGGCGGCGTGCCGCTCCTCTACCAGCCGCGCACCGCGGTGGACCTCGGCTGGCAATTGAGCGTCAGCGGCTTCGCCGCCCTCATCGCCGGGCGCGCGGTGGCCGAGCGGGTGCTCCCCGGCAGGCTCGAGGGCTGGCGTCGCAAGATCGCGAGTGAGCTCGTGGTCAGCGTGGTGGCGTCGTTCGCCACGGCGCCGCTCGTCGCCTGGCATTTCGGGCGGGTCAGCCTGGTGGCGCCGTTCGCGAACATCGCGGCGGGGCCGGTGATCGCGGTGCTGCAGCCGACGCTCTTTCTCGCGCTGGCGCTGGCGTGGTGGCCGGCGGCCGCGTCCCTGATCGCCGCCGCGTCGACGCCGATGATCCGTGCCTTTGATCTCGTGGCGTATGTCGGCGCCGCATTGCCGTGGGCCACGCTGCATGCGGCGCCATCGTTGCTCACCGCGGTTGCGCTTGGCGTGGCCTGCCTCGCCGTGCTGGCGGCCTGCGTCAGCCATTTCTGGGAGCGGTCAGCCATCGCCGCGCTGGCGGCCATCAGCGTCGCGGCCTTCGCGCCGGCGCCGACCACCGGCGCGCTCGAAGTGCACATGATCGACGTCGGACAGGGTGATGCGATCGCGGTGCGCACGCCGCGCGGACGATGGGTGCTGTTCGATGCGGGGCGCGGTGACGCCACGCGCGACGCCGGCCGGACCACCGTCGTTCCGTACCTGCGCGCGCGCGGCGGCGCGCTGGCCCTGTTGGTGGTCACGCACCCGGATGCCGACCACGCGGGCGGGGCGGCGTCGGTGCTTGCCTCGATGCGCCCGGCCGCGATGCTCGAGCCGGGCTTTCCCAGCGGCACCGACACGTACCGTCGGGCGCTCACCACCGCACGGACGATCGGCGTCGCGTGGCGCGTCCCCAGCGCCGGCGAGGTCATCGACATCGACGGCGTCACTTTCCGCGTGCTCGCCCCGGACTCCGCGTGGACCGCGGCGCAGCAGAATCCCAACACGGCCTGCGTCGTGGTGCGCGTGGAGTATGCCGGACGGACGATCCTCTTCACGGGGGACGCCGACGACGCGGAGGAGCATTGGATGCTGGCCCGCGCGCCCGATCTGCTGCGCGCCGACGTGCTCAAGGTCGCCCACCACGGGAGCCACACCGGCACCTCGGACGCGTTCCTCTCGGCGGTGCGCCCGCGACTGGCCATGGTTTCCGTGGCGGCCCGCAACGTGTACGGACACCCGGACCCGGCGGTGATGCGGCGGCTCACGGCGGCGGGGGCCACGGTGCTGCGCACCGATCAGCTCGGGCCGGTGGTGGCGCGGACCGACGGCGCCGGCTGGACCATCGAAGCCGCCGGGGTCCGCTGGCGCGTGCCGTGAGCGGGGGCGAGTTTACACCGTCACCTCTGCGGATGAGATCGTGATCCAGCATTCCGACACGTCGATCGTCACCATCGACCGCTTCATCATCGAACAGGAAGGGCGGTTCCCCGAGGCCACGGGCGAGCTGTCGGGCATCCTGTACGACCTCGCGGTCGCCGCCAAGATGATCAGCAGCAAGGTGCGCCGCGCCGGGCTCATCGACATCCTGGGCGCCGCCGGCTCCGACAACGTGCAGGGCGAGCACCAGCAGAAGCTGGACGTGATCGCGAACGCGATCATCAGCAAGGCCATGGACCACGGCGGCCGACTGTGCGCGATGGCGTCGGAGGAAGAGGAGGGGATCATCCCGATTCCCCCGCAGTTCAAGTGCGGCAAGTATGTACTGCTGTTCGACCCGCTCGACGGCTCGTCGAACAT
Protein-coding sequences here:
- the miaB gene encoding tRNA (N6-isopentenyl adenosine(37)-C2)-methylthiotransferase MiaB, whose product is MPSVFIETYGCQMNVSDSELMLGKLAAEGYVSVAGPEGADVVLLNTCAIREHAETRVIGRLTELRRYLKPDAVLGVTGCMAQRLGPRLLETDSRVSLVIGPDGYRALPALIEGARKGERMIATDFDLEEHYEDVQASRFDGVKAWIPVQRGCDYRCTYCIVPYTRGSERSRQLEDVVRETEAVVAQGLTEVVLLGQTVNSYHEDTRDFADLLRAVGAVPGLRRLRFTSPHPNDFSDRVIAAMAEVGTVCEHVHLPMQSGSSRTLKRMLRRYSREEYLDCVARLRAAIPGLGLTTDIIVGFPGETDEDFHDTLSAVRAVGFDDAFMFKFSAREGTPATRLPAEMTVPDEVVDARFNELLTTVRGISRDRNFRRVGERCEVLVEKEARKGELLQARSRDFKTVLIPGDLSMIGQYFHVELTGTTGSTFTGQVVRERSPLPTAG
- a CDS encoding DNA internalization-related competence protein ComEC/Rec2 is translated as MLLIAAIGLGVGGNAARADRECMARERQPFRCRARYEPPSALAPWRARAGESIDRYFTRDAGLVRALLIADTKDLDPQVRDRYADAGIVHMLSISGLHVAIVSGAMLLMLQAARLPAAAARWAGLFLVGLYVLVIGAPPPAVRSAVMIGAQAVSMALQRNTSPWAALAWGGGVPLLYQPRTAVDLGWQLSVSGFAALIAGRAVAERVLPGRLEGWRRKIASELVVSVVASFATAPLVAWHFGRVSLVAPFANIAAGPVIAVLQPTLFLALALAWWPAAASLIAAASTPMIRAFDLVAYVGAALPWATLHAAPSLLTAVALGVACLAVLAACVSHFWERSAIAALAAISVAAFAPAPTTGALEVHMIDVGQGDAIAVRTPRGRWVLFDAGRGDATRDAGRTTVVPYLRARGGALALLVVTHPDADHAGGAASVLASMRPAAMLEPGFPSGTDTYRRALTTARTIGVAWRVPSAGEVIDIDGVTFRVLAPDSAWTAAQQNPNTACVVVRVEYAGRTILFTGDADDAEEHWMLARAPDLLRADVLKVAHHGSHTGTSDAFLSAVRPRLAMVSVAARNVYGHPDPAVMRRLTAAGATVLRTDQLGPVVARTDGAGWTIEAAGVRWRVP